The following are encoded together in the Serratia sp. UGAL515B_01 genome:
- the sodB gene encoding superoxide dismutase [Fe]: MSFELPALPYEKNALEPHISAETLEYHYGKHHNTYVVNLNNLVKGSEFEGKSLVDIIKTSSGGVFNNAAQVWNHTFYWHCLSPQGGNEPTGVLAEAINKSFGSFAAFKEQFTDAAVKNFGAGWTWLVKKPNGSLAIVNTSNAATPLTSEDKPLLTVDVWEHAYYIDYRNARPKYLENFWALVNWSFAEQNLTQ; this comes from the coding sequence ATGTCGTTTGAATTACCTGCATTACCGTATGAGAAAAATGCCCTTGAACCGCATATTTCTGCAGAAACGCTGGAATACCATTATGGTAAGCACCATAACACCTACGTGGTTAACTTGAATAATCTGGTGAAAGGCAGCGAGTTTGAAGGCAAGTCTCTAGTCGATATCATCAAGACCTCTAGCGGTGGCGTGTTTAATAACGCTGCGCAAGTATGGAATCACACATTCTACTGGCACTGTCTGTCGCCTCAGGGGGGCAATGAACCAACTGGCGTTTTAGCTGAGGCGATCAATAAATCCTTCGGTTCTTTCGCTGCTTTCAAAGAACAATTCACCGATGCAGCAGTGAAAAACTTTGGAGCAGGATGGACTTGGCTGGTGAAAAAACCTAATGGATCACTTGCGATCGTTAATACCTCAAACGCAGCGACCCCACTCACCAGTGAAGACAAACCTCTGTTAACCGTTGATGTTTGGGAACATGCTTATTATATCGACTACCGCAATGCGCGCCCAAAATACCTGGAAAACTTTTGGGCATTGGTTAACTGGTCATTCGCGGAACAAAATCTGACCCAATAG
- a CDS encoding MATE family efflux transporter, which yields MQKYFIEARSLLALAIPVIIAQISQTAMGVVDTIMAGAYSATDMAAVAVGTSIWLPAILFGHGLLLALTPVIAQLNGAGRRDRIAHQVRQGFWLASGVSVLILVVIYNSKFVIDMMHNIDPALADKAVGYLRAIMWGAPGYLFFQVVRNQCEGLSKTKPGMVIGFIGLLVNIPINYIFIYGKLGMPELGGIGCGVATGSVYWIMFLMMRWYAKHAPGQRDIKLAAGARRSPDWQVLKRLIGIGMPVALALFFEVTLFAVVALLVSPLGIVSVAGHQIALNFSSLMFVLPLSLGVGATIRVGHRLGERSVEGARVAAYSAIAVGIAMASCSALFTAAFRHPIALLYNDSPEVVAMASHLMLLAAIYQISDSVQVIGSGILRGYKDTRAIFYITFIAYWILGLPSGYMLALTDYIVPAMGPSGFWIGFIIGLTFAALMMALRMRWLQRQPADIILRRSTR from the coding sequence GTGCAGAAGTACTTCATTGAGGCGCGTAGTTTATTGGCCCTCGCGATCCCAGTGATCATCGCGCAAATATCTCAAACCGCAATGGGTGTGGTCGATACCATTATGGCGGGAGCATATAGCGCTACAGATATGGCAGCGGTTGCTGTAGGAACATCAATCTGGCTGCCTGCTATTTTGTTTGGCCATGGTTTGTTGCTGGCCCTAACACCGGTAATTGCACAACTTAACGGAGCTGGACGCCGTGACCGTATTGCTCACCAAGTGCGTCAGGGTTTCTGGTTAGCATCTGGCGTTTCGGTATTAATTCTTGTGGTGATCTATAACAGCAAGTTTGTCATCGATATGATGCATAACATCGACCCAGCGTTGGCTGATAAAGCCGTGGGCTATCTACGTGCCATTATGTGGGGGGCACCAGGGTACCTATTCTTTCAGGTGGTACGTAACCAGTGTGAGGGTTTATCAAAAACCAAGCCAGGTATGGTAATTGGTTTTATTGGCCTGCTCGTCAATATTCCGATCAACTACATTTTCATCTACGGCAAACTAGGTATGCCGGAGCTTGGCGGGATCGGATGTGGCGTTGCCACCGGTAGCGTTTATTGGATTATGTTCCTGATGATGCGTTGGTACGCGAAACATGCACCAGGACAGCGTGATATCAAATTGGCAGCAGGTGCGCGCCGTAGCCCAGATTGGCAAGTCTTAAAACGTTTGATCGGGATTGGCATGCCGGTAGCGCTGGCATTGTTCTTTGAAGTCACCCTATTTGCCGTTGTTGCGTTACTGGTTTCACCACTTGGAATTGTATCAGTAGCAGGGCACCAGATTGCGCTGAATTTCAGTTCATTAATGTTCGTTTTGCCCCTGTCATTGGGTGTTGGAGCAACCATTCGGGTTGGGCACCGTCTCGGAGAACGTTCAGTCGAAGGCGCACGTGTCGCTGCCTATTCCGCAATTGCTGTAGGTATTGCTATGGCCAGTTGTTCCGCATTGTTTACTGCGGCATTCCGCCACCCAATAGCACTGCTTTACAACGACAGCCCTGAGGTGGTTGCTATGGCCTCACATCTAATGCTACTGGCCGCTATTTACCAAATTTCTGACTCTGTGCAAGTGATTGGTAGCGGTATCCTGAGAGGTTATAAGGACACTCGAGCGATCTTCTACATCACGTTCATCGCCTATTGGATACTTGGATTGCCAAGCGGCTATATGTTGGCATTGACGGACTATATTGTACCGGCTATGGGGCCAAGCGGCTTCTGGATTGGCTTTATTATCGGCCTAACCTTCGCAGCCCTTATGATGGCATTGCGCATGCGCTGGCTACAACGGCAACCCGCCGATATTATCTTGCGGCGCTCCACCCGCTAA
- a CDS encoding C40 family peptidase produces the protein MRLIITLFVLFFAQLFFNLAHAAPKAHVSAEQPRSHVNDTKPNERKRKKVDKSSKKVKMIPPHKTAKTKKLAVKANKKTNSVKSKTKTSQTSKVKPNPPKKEHKKAYGRHRTRGFTTKKMAVHDKTLKLTPAHKKRFQHAKQTALTKLMHQMGKPYRWGGTSPTTGFDCSGLIYYAYKDVVKIKIPRTANEMYHLRDAAPVKRSELEKGDLVFFRINNRGTADHVGVYLGDGKFIQSPRTGEEIRISQLDNNYWQNHYIGARRVVTPTTIR, from the coding sequence ATGCGGTTAATTATCACGCTTTTTGTACTCTTTTTCGCACAGCTATTCTTTAACCTGGCACATGCTGCGCCAAAAGCACATGTTTCTGCTGAGCAGCCTAGAAGCCATGTCAATGATACCAAGCCAAATGAACGCAAAAGAAAGAAAGTGGATAAAAGCAGCAAGAAGGTGAAGATGATACCCCCGCATAAAACGGCAAAAACAAAAAAGCTGGCAGTGAAAGCAAACAAGAAAACCAACAGCGTAAAATCAAAAACCAAAACGAGCCAAACTAGCAAAGTTAAACCCAACCCGCCGAAAAAAGAGCATAAAAAAGCTTATGGACGCCATCGTACAAGGGGATTTACCACCAAGAAAATGGCAGTACATGATAAAACGTTGAAACTAACTCCAGCACACAAAAAGCGTTTTCAACATGCCAAGCAAACTGCGTTGACAAAGCTGATGCACCAAATGGGCAAGCCTTATCGTTGGGGCGGTACTTCTCCTACCACTGGGTTCGATTGTAGTGGCCTGATTTATTACGCCTACAAAGACGTGGTTAAAATCAAAATACCTCGTACCGCTAACGAAATGTACCATCTGCGAGATGCAGCACCGGTCAAACGAAGTGAGCTAGAAAAGGGTGACTTGGTCTTTTTTCGTATCAACAACCGCGGCACTGCCGATCATGTTGGTGTTTATCTCGGGGACGGTAAATTTATCCAGTCTCCCCGAACTGGCGAAGAAATACGCATCAGTCAATTGGATAATAACTATTGGCAAAACCATTACATAGGTGCTCGCCGCGTAGTCACACCTACAACCATTCGTTGA
- a CDS encoding riboflavin synthase subunit alpha encodes MFTGIVQGIAPLVAVDEKPNFRTHIIEMPDDLLSGLELGASVSHNGCCLTVTAIAGNRVSFDLIKETLRLTNLGELAAGDVVNIERAAKFSDEIGGHLMSGHIIGTAEIAKIYTSENNRQIWLRMPNVDLMKYILHKGFIGIDGISLTIGEVINNRFCVHLIPETVQRTTLGKKRLGDKVNIEIDPQTQAVVDTVERVLASREAAIAEDVVSVPKV; translated from the coding sequence ATGTTTACCGGTATCGTACAAGGCATCGCTCCGCTGGTTGCCGTTGATGAAAAACCTAATTTTCGCACTCACATTATTGAAATGCCTGATGACCTGCTATCGGGTTTAGAGTTAGGGGCTTCTGTATCCCATAATGGCTGTTGCCTTACCGTTACGGCGATAGCGGGCAATCGTGTCAGTTTTGATCTGATCAAAGAAACGTTGAGGTTAACCAATCTTGGCGAACTTGCCGCAGGGGATGTCGTTAACATTGAGAGAGCTGCTAAGTTCAGTGATGAAATTGGTGGTCATTTGATGTCCGGTCATATCATCGGTACAGCAGAAATTGCCAAAATTTATACTTCAGAAAATAACCGTCAGATATGGTTGCGAATGCCAAATGTAGATCTGATGAAATATATTTTGCATAAAGGGTTCATTGGCATAGACGGTATTAGTTTGACAATCGGTGAGGTAATTAATAACCGTTTCTGTGTCCATTTGATCCCGGAAACCGTTCAGCGCACGACACTAGGTAAAAAACGTCTTGGCGATAAAGTCAATATCGAAATCGACCCACAAACCCAGGCAGTGGTTGATACCGTTGAGCGCGTATTGGCCAGTCGTGAAGCGGCAATTGCTGAGGATGTCGTATCAGTGCCGAAAGTTTAA
- the punR gene encoding DNA-binding transcriptional activator PunR, which produces MWSEYSLDVVDAVARTGSFSAAAQELHRVPSAISYTVRQLEQWLAVSLFERRHRDVVLTPAGALFIKEARKVVKKMLDTRRQCQQVANGWRGQLRIAVDLIVKPQRSRQLITDFYRHFSDVELIVQHEVFNGVWDALADGRAEMAIGATRAVPVGGGFAFRDMGFVNWLCVANATHPLAGLKGTLSNDQLRPYPSLLLEDTSRNLPKRVTWALDNQRRLTVPDWASAVDCLRNGLCVGMAPAHCVLPWVQSGELVVLQLQEAFPPSACCLTWQQNAQSPVMTWLLDYLGDSETLNQEWLNEGVSGVSKASDNNY; this is translated from the coding sequence ATGTGGTCAGAATACTCGCTTGATGTCGTAGATGCTGTTGCGCGAACGGGTAGCTTCAGTGCGGCTGCACAAGAGCTTCATCGAGTTCCTTCTGCAATAAGTTATACGGTGCGTCAGTTGGAGCAATGGCTGGCTGTGTCCCTTTTTGAACGCCGTCATCGTGATGTTGTATTGACCCCTGCTGGTGCCCTGTTTATCAAAGAGGCCCGGAAGGTTGTCAAAAAAATGCTTGATACCCGGCGTCAGTGCCAGCAAGTTGCCAACGGTTGGCGCGGGCAGTTAAGAATTGCGGTCGACCTTATTGTAAAACCACAGCGTAGTCGTCAGTTAATCACTGATTTTTATCGTCATTTTTCGGATGTTGAATTGATTGTGCAACACGAGGTGTTTAATGGCGTATGGGATGCACTGGCTGATGGGCGCGCAGAGATGGCTATCGGTGCAACACGAGCAGTGCCGGTTGGTGGGGGTTTTGCTTTTCGCGATATGGGCTTTGTGAATTGGTTGTGTGTGGCAAATGCAACCCATCCCTTAGCGGGGCTAAAGGGCACACTGAGTAACGATCAGCTGCGGCCTTATCCCTCACTATTGCTCGAGGATACGTCACGAAATTTGCCGAAACGTGTAACTTGGGCGCTGGATAACCAACGACGCCTTACCGTGCCGGACTGGGCTTCTGCTGTGGATTGTCTGCGTAATGGATTATGTGTGGGAATGGCACCCGCGCATTGTGTACTGCCATGGGTACAAAGTGGTGAACTGGTTGTTCTGCAACTGCAAGAAGCATTCCCCCCTAGCGCCTGTTGCCTGACATGGCAGCAAAATGCGCAGTCACCAGTAATGACCTGGTTATTAGATTATCTGGGAGACAGTGAAACGCTTAATCAGGAGTGGTTGAACGAAGGCGTATCCGGTGTCTCGAAAGCCTCCGATAACAATTATTAG
- the gloA gene encoding lactoylglutathione lyase yields the protein MRLLHTMLRVGDLQRSIDFYTKVLGMRLLRTSENTEYKYSLAFVGYSDESEGSVIELTYNWGVDSYEMGSAFGHLALGVDNVATTCDNIRKVGGKITREAGPVKGGTTVIAFIEDPDGYKIELIENKHAGQGLGN from the coding sequence ATGCGCCTGCTCCATACCATGCTCCGTGTCGGTGACCTACAACGCTCCATCGACTTTTATACCAAAGTGTTAGGCATGCGTTTGCTTCGTACCAGTGAAAACACCGAGTACAAATACTCACTGGCATTCGTCGGTTATAGTGATGAAAGTGAAGGTTCAGTGATCGAGCTTACCTACAACTGGGGCGTAGACAGCTACGAGATGGGTTCAGCATTTGGCCATTTGGCTTTGGGTGTTGATAATGTTGCTACAACCTGCGACAACATTCGCAAAGTTGGCGGTAAAATAACCCGTGAGGCAGGCCCGGTTAAAGGTGGCACTACCGTGATTGCTTTTATTGAAGATCCTGATGGTTACAAAATTGAGTTGATCGAAAATAAACATGCTGGGCAAGGCCTCGGTAACTGA
- the purR gene encoding HTH-type transcriptional repressor PurR: protein MATIKDVAKRAGVSTTTVSHVINKTRFVAEETKAAVWAAIKQLHYSPSAVARSLKVNHTKSIGLLATSSEAPYFAEVIEAVENSCYSKGYTLILCNSHNNLDKQQAYLAMLAQKRVDGLLVMCSEYPEKLLGMLEDYRNIPMVVMDWGAARGDFTDTIIDNAFEGGYLAGRYLIERGHRDIGAIPGQLSRNTGGGRHHGFLKALQEANIEIREEWIVQGDFEPESGYKAMYKILSQKHRPTAIFCGGDIMAMGAICAADELGLRVPQDISVIGYDNVRNARYFTPALTTIHQPKERLGEMAFTMLLDRIISKREESQVIEVHPKLIERRSVADGPFIDYRR from the coding sequence ATGGCAACGATTAAAGATGTGGCCAAGCGCGCTGGCGTTTCCACCACCACCGTTTCGCACGTCATTAATAAAACGCGTTTCGTCGCCGAAGAGACAAAAGCGGCCGTTTGGGCAGCCATTAAACAACTACACTATTCGCCCAGCGCCGTTGCCCGCAGCCTGAAAGTTAACCACACTAAATCGATCGGTCTGCTTGCAACATCAAGCGAAGCACCCTACTTTGCTGAGGTGATCGAAGCTGTTGAAAACAGTTGCTATAGTAAAGGTTATACTTTGATCTTGTGTAACTCACATAATAACCTCGATAAACAACAGGCCTACCTTGCAATGTTGGCGCAAAAGCGCGTCGACGGTCTGCTGGTTATGTGCTCAGAGTACCCAGAAAAGTTGCTGGGTATGTTGGAGGATTACCGAAATATTCCCATGGTGGTTATGGACTGGGGAGCTGCTCGTGGTGATTTTACCGATACAATTATCGATAATGCCTTTGAGGGTGGCTATCTGGCTGGTCGTTATCTTATCGAACGTGGTCATCGCGATATTGGTGCCATTCCCGGCCAGTTATCGCGCAATACCGGTGGTGGCCGTCATCACGGTTTCCTTAAAGCGCTGCAGGAAGCCAATATTGAGATCCGCGAAGAATGGATCGTTCAGGGTGATTTTGAACCTGAGTCCGGTTATAAGGCCATGTACAAAATATTGTCGCAAAAGCATCGCCCCACAGCCATATTTTGCGGTGGAGACATTATGGCTATGGGTGCAATTTGTGCTGCAGACGAATTGGGGCTTCGTGTACCGCAAGACATCTCAGTGATCGGTTACGACAACGTCCGAAATGCACGCTATTTTACCCCAGCATTAACCACTATCCACCAGCCTAAAGAACGTCTGGGAGAAATGGCTTTCACGATGTTGCTGGATCGTATTATCAGTAAACGTGAAGAATCTCAGGTCATTGAAGTCCATCCAAAACTGATAGAACGCCGTTCGGTGGCTGATGGGCCTTTCATCGATTATCGCCGCTAG
- the punC gene encoding purine nucleoside transporter PunC — MRNFGFMFYLAGLSMLGYLATDMYLPAFGAMQQDLQISAGAISASLSIFLAGFAFAQLLWGPLSDYLGRKPVLLLGLTLFAFGCLGMLWVQNGTQLWSLRFLQAIGVCSAAVTWQAIVVDRYREGKANRVFASIMPLVALSPALAPLLGAWLLNHMGWRAIFAVLLGITALLLIPTLLLKDTRIVPSADKKAGVSFLQILRSPMFSGNVMVFAACSAGFFAWLTGSPFILGNMGYSPNDIGLSYVPQTLAFLLGGYSCRSALSHISGKTLLPWLLLAYAISMVALYLVATLSKPTLTALLIPFCFMALVNGASYPILVANALMPFPESSGKAAALQNTLQLGGCFIASMLVSAFITQPLLATVSVMVGTVFFAAFGYIMQLRESSNKKQPTKQKLL; from the coding sequence ATGCGAAACTTTGGATTTATGTTTTACCTTGCAGGACTGAGTATGTTGGGGTACTTAGCAACCGATATGTATCTACCAGCCTTCGGCGCTATGCAGCAGGATTTGCAAATTTCCGCAGGCGCAATCAGCGCCAGCTTGAGTATTTTCCTTGCTGGTTTTGCTTTTGCCCAACTGCTTTGGGGCCCGCTATCCGATTATCTAGGCCGCAAACCGGTACTCTTGCTCGGCCTGACACTCTTTGCGTTTGGCTGTTTGGGCATGCTATGGGTGCAAAACGGAACACAACTGTGGTCTTTACGTTTTCTACAGGCAATTGGCGTATGTTCAGCCGCGGTGACCTGGCAAGCCATCGTAGTAGATCGTTATCGTGAAGGTAAGGCAAACCGTGTTTTTGCTTCCATTATGCCACTGGTCGCCCTTTCTCCCGCATTAGCCCCCTTGTTGGGTGCCTGGCTGCTCAATCACATGGGATGGCGGGCTATCTTTGCCGTACTGCTTGGCATAACGGCATTACTGCTCATTCCCACTCTATTGCTAAAAGATACCAGAATTGTGCCTTCAGCGGACAAAAAGGCCGGGGTGAGCTTTTTGCAGATTTTGAGATCCCCGATGTTCAGTGGCAACGTTATGGTCTTTGCCGCCTGCTCTGCCGGTTTTTTTGCCTGGCTGACCGGGTCACCCTTTATTCTCGGCAACATGGGATATAGCCCAAATGATATTGGTTTAAGCTATGTCCCACAGACTTTGGCTTTTTTGTTAGGGGGTTACAGTTGTCGGAGTGCATTAAGCCATATTTCTGGCAAAACACTGCTGCCTTGGCTGTTGTTAGCTTATGCCATCAGCATGGTCGCTCTCTATCTGGTCGCTACCCTGAGCAAACCAACACTGACAGCTTTGCTGATCCCTTTTTGCTTCATGGCATTAGTTAATGGTGCTAGCTACCCGATTCTGGTAGCAAATGCCTTAATGCCATTCCCGGAAAGCAGTGGTAAAGCAGCTGCCTTACAGAATACGCTGCAACTGGGAGGGTGTTTTATTGCCAGCATGTTAGTATCAGCCTTCATCACCCAGCCACTATTGGCTACAGTAAGCGTGATGGTTGGTACCGTATTTTTTGCAGCTTTTGGGTATATTATGCAACTCAGAGAGAGCTCGAATAAAAAACAGCCTACCAAGCAGAAATTATTATAA
- a CDS encoding Grx4 family monothiol glutaredoxin encodes MKTIEKIQQQISTNPILLYMKGSPKLPNCGFSAQAVQTLSACGERFAYVDILQNPDIRAELPKYANWPTFPQLWVDGELVGGCDIIIEMYQRGELQQLIKETAEKYKNQEDQQP; translated from the coding sequence ATGAAAACGATTGAAAAAATCCAGCAGCAGATTTCAACCAACCCGATCCTGCTGTATATGAAAGGCTCACCTAAGTTACCAAATTGCGGTTTCTCCGCACAGGCGGTTCAAACACTTTCAGCTTGTGGTGAACGTTTCGCCTATGTTGATATTTTACAAAACCCGGATATTCGCGCTGAGTTACCAAAATACGCCAATTGGCCTACTTTCCCTCAACTATGGGTAGATGGCGAATTGGTTGGTGGGTGCGATATTATCATTGAAATGTATCAGCGTGGTGAACTACAACAGTTGATTAAAGAGACGGCTGAAAAATATAAAAATCAGGAAGATCAACAGCCTTGA
- a CDS encoding cupin: protein MLVFKAESLFEDLGNGTASRQVRVDDNTCARELTFMAGAFGQLRKLHRPQQVCVISGEFEFTIGNDIHILVAGENRNIPAATLFGCFCLVEGSLLEIPQNA, encoded by the coding sequence ATGTTGGTATTTAAAGCAGAAAGCTTATTTGAAGATCTCGGCAACGGCACTGCCAGTCGCCAAGTGCGTGTAGATGATAATACTTGTGCCCGCGAGTTAACGTTCATGGCAGGGGCATTCGGTCAATTACGCAAGTTGCACCGTCCGCAGCAAGTATGTGTCATTTCTGGCGAGTTTGAATTTACTATTGGCAATGACATACATATTCTTGTCGCTGGGGAAAATAGGAATATTCCCGCAGCCACCCTATTTGGCTGTTTCTGTCTTGTTGAAGGTAGTCTGCTAGAAAT
- the rnt gene encoding ribonuclease T gives MAEKSDLNALSGRFRGFYPVVIDVETAGFNAKTDALLEIAAITLKMDENGWLLQDETLHFHVEPFEGAILQPEALAFNGIDPHNPLRGAVSEYDALHAIFKAVRKGIKDKDCNRAIIVAHNANFDHGFLMAAAERAGLKRNPFHPFATFDTAALSGLVLGQTVLAKACIAAGFPFDSSQAHSALYDTEQTALLFCELVNRWKRLGGWPLAGSLID, from the coding sequence ATGGCCGAGAAAAGTGATCTTAACGCCCTGAGTGGCCGCTTTCGTGGGTTTTATCCCGTTGTTATTGATGTAGAAACCGCAGGTTTTAATGCCAAAACGGACGCGCTATTGGAGATTGCCGCAATAACGCTGAAAATGGATGAGAATGGCTGGTTGCTTCAAGACGAAACCCTGCATTTCCATGTTGAGCCCTTTGAAGGTGCGATACTACAACCGGAAGCGTTGGCCTTTAATGGCATAGACCCACATAACCCACTGCGTGGAGCAGTTAGTGAATATGATGCATTACATGCAATTTTCAAGGCTGTGCGCAAAGGTATTAAAGATAAAGATTGCAACCGGGCAATAATCGTAGCGCACAATGCCAATTTTGATCACGGTTTTCTAATGGCGGCTGCAGAACGTGCGGGACTCAAGCGCAATCCATTCCACCCTTTCGCTACTTTTGACACTGCGGCACTGAGCGGATTAGTTTTAGGACAAACCGTATTGGCAAAAGCCTGTATCGCCGCGGGATTCCCTTTTGACAGCAGCCAAGCCCATTCCGCTCTTTATGATACGGAACAAACAGCTCTACTGTTTTGCGAGTTAGTAAACCGCTGGAAACGTCTTGGTGGATGGCCGTTAGCTGGCAGCCTAATAGACTGA
- the cfa gene encoding cyclopropane fatty acyl phospholipid synthase, with product MSSSCIEDLSIQDNQWYRIAHEMLNMADIEINGSRPFDIQIYNPNFFKRVLQQGSLGLGESYMDGWWECERLDIFFQRILSAGLEKKLPNHLKDILRIAVARLTNLQSKKRAWIVGKEHYDLGNDLFTLLLDRYMQYSCGYWKTATTLEEAQEAKLRMICEKLGLRPGMRVLDIGCGWGGLSAFAARNYGVSMVGVTISAEQQKLAQARCEGLDVEILLQDYRDLNQQFDRIVSVGMFEHVGPKNYHTYFNVVRRNLKPDGLFLLHTIGSNRTDMNVDPWINKYIFPNGCLPSVKHIAQASERYFVMEDWHNFGADYDRTLMAWHERFKQSWSKLTANYSERFGRMFSYYLNSCAGAFRARDIQLWQIVFSPEGVEGGIRVPR from the coding sequence ATGAGTTCATCGTGTATAGAAGATCTGAGCATTCAAGACAACCAGTGGTATCGTATCGCGCATGAAATGCTCAACATGGCCGATATTGAAATCAATGGTTCACGTCCTTTCGATATTCAGATTTACAATCCAAATTTTTTCAAACGTGTATTACAACAAGGCTCGTTAGGGCTTGGCGAAAGTTATATGGATGGCTGGTGGGAGTGTGAACGACTGGATATCTTCTTTCAGCGAATTCTCAGTGCTGGGCTTGAAAAGAAACTTCCTAATCATCTGAAAGACATACTGCGCATTGCTGTAGCTCGTCTGACCAATCTACAGTCCAAGAAACGCGCTTGGATTGTTGGTAAAGAACATTATGATCTCGGAAACGATCTTTTTACCTTACTGCTTGACCGTTATATGCAGTATTCCTGTGGCTATTGGAAAACGGCCACTACTCTGGAAGAAGCGCAGGAAGCCAAGTTGCGGATGATCTGCGAAAAGCTGGGTCTTCGTCCAGGTATGAGAGTATTGGATATCGGCTGCGGCTGGGGAGGTCTATCCGCCTTTGCTGCAAGAAACTACGGTGTCTCCATGGTGGGTGTAACCATATCCGCAGAACAACAGAAACTGGCGCAAGCACGTTGCGAAGGATTGGACGTGGAGATCCTGCTACAAGATTACCGCGATCTGAACCAACAGTTTGACCGCATTGTTTCCGTTGGTATGTTCGAGCATGTCGGCCCTAAAAATTACCATACCTATTTCAACGTCGTTAGGCGCAATTTGAAGCCTGATGGACTTTTCCTATTACATACGATCGGTTCAAATCGGACAGATATGAATGTGGATCCATGGATCAACAAATATATCTTCCCGAATGGTTGCTTACCTTCTGTTAAGCATATTGCGCAAGCTAGCGAACGCTACTTTGTGATGGAAGATTGGCATAACTTTGGCGCTGACTACGATCGCACCCTGATGGCTTGGCATGAAAGATTCAAGCAAAGCTGGTCAAAACTGACAGCAAATTACTCCGAACGTTTCGGAAGGATGTTCAGCTATTACCTTAACTCCTGCGCTGGTGCATTCCGTGCGCGTGATATACAACTCTGGCAAATCGTGTTCAGCCCGGAAGGCGTAGAAGGAGGGATCCGTGTTCCTCGTTGA
- a CDS encoding YnhF family membrane protein, whose amino-acid sequence MLESTNLQGNYVMDTNLKMSLFTTVCALAVIIIFGLIAVSN is encoded by the coding sequence ATGCTTGAGAGCACAAATCTGCAAGGGAATTACGTTATGGATACGAATTTGAAAATGTCATTGTTTACTACGGTATGTGCGTTGGCAGTGATTATCATCTTTGGTCTCATTGCTGTATCTAACTGA